The genomic window CCTCGACGTTCTCGGGGGTCACCACGGCGCACATGCGCTCCTGCGACTCGCTGGAGAGGATCTCCGCGGGCGTCATGTTGGCCGCGCGCAGCGGGACCTTGGTCAGGTCGATGTGCATGCCGCCGTCGCCCGCCGCCGCGAGTTCGGAGGTGGCGCAGGACAGTCCGGCGCCGCCGAGGTCCTGGATGCCGACGACCAGCTTCGCCGCGTACAGCTCGAGACAGCACTCGATGAGCACCTTCTCGGTGAACGGGTCGCCCACCTGGACGCTGGGCAGCTTCTTGCGTCCGGCGCCGGACTCGTCGCCGGAGAAGGTGTCCGAGGCGAGCACCGAGACGCCGCCGATGCCGTCGAGGCCGGTGCGTGCGCCGAACAGGATGATCTTGTTGCCGGTGCCGGAGGCGAAGGCCAGATGCAGGTCCTCGACCCGCATCACGCCCGCGCACAGCGCGTTGACCAGCGGGTTGCCCTGGTAGGAGGCGTCGAACACGGTCTCGCCGCCGACGTTCGGCAGGCCGAGCGAGTTGCCGTAGCCGCCGACGCCGCGCACCACGCCGTCGACGACGCGGCGGGTGTCGGCCGCGTCCGCCGCGCCGAAGCGCAGCTGGTCCATCACCGCGATCGGGCGCGCGCCCATCGCCATGATGTCGCGCACGATGCCGCCGACGCCGGTGGCCGCGCCCTGGTAGGGCTCGACGTAGGACGGGTGGTTGTGGCTCTCCACCTTGAAGGTGACCGCCCAGCCGTCGCCGACGTCGACCACGCCGGCGTTCTCACCGATGCCCGCGAGCATGGACTCGCGCATCTCGTCGGTGGTGGTCTGTCCGAAGTAGCGCAGGTGCACCTTGGAGGACTTGTAGGAGCAGTGCTCGCTCCACATCACCGAGTACATCGCCAGCTCGGCGTCGGTGGGCCGACGGCCGAGGATCTCCTTGATGCGGGCGTACTCGTCGTCCTTGAGACCCAGCTCTTTGTAGGGTTGCGCCACATCGGGGGTAGCTGCGGCTGCGCTGACGGTGTCGACCTGCGGAGTCACGGAGTACCAGGGTCCTTTCGGCCGGGCCATCGGGGTGGGCGAACGCGCGCGGTGCGGCGGCGAACGTCGGCACTGAATTTCGGCGAGATGCCTGGGGTCAGTTTAGAGGGCGGGTGGTGCGGGCCCGCAGGTGAGGGGCTCGGCCGCGTCCGGCGCCGCGCGTACCTCCGCCTTCTTCCGGCCGTGCCGGTCCCGGAGTCCGGCCGGACGCCTCCGCGGCCGGAGATCGGTCGCCCGGCGAGGCGGAGCCGATACCGGGGTCGGCGGCGTTGATTACTCTGTCCGGGTGAGCGAACGATCGGGGGTTGCGAATTCGGCCGAGGTTGCCACGGAGGACGCGCACCCGGATGTCGCCGAATCCGCCGCCGACTCGTCGCCGCGTTCGCCGATGTCATCGAGGCAGTTGCGCTGGCTCGGCGCCGCGCTCGCGTTGTTCCTGGTCTCCGCGGTGGTCTCGCTGCTGGTGCACTGGTGGGGCGGGTACATAGATCTGCGGGTCTATCGCAACGGCGCCCGGGTCTGGCTGGACGGCGGCGAGCTGTACGGCCCGATGCCGCCGGTGTTCGGAATCGGCCTTCCGTTCACCTATCCCCCGCTGGCCGCGCTGTTCTTCGCGCCGCTCGCGCTGATGCCGCTGCCGCTCGCCGAGGTGCTCGTGCTGGCCACCTCGCTCGGCAGCCTGGGCATCACGCTGTGGCTGGTGCTGGCAAGGATCCGGCCGGAGCTCGACCGGACGGCCATGCTGCCCTTGGTGATCGCCGCGGTCGCTGCGGCGGGGTTCCTGGAACCGGTGCGGCAGACCTACGGGTTCGGCCAGATCAACCTGGTGCTGATGGCCGCCGTCGCGCTGGACTGCCTGGTGCGCAAGCCCTTCTGGCCGCGCGGCATGCTCATCGGAATCGCGGTGTCGATCAAGCTGATTCCGGCCGGTTACCTGCTGTACTTCCTGCTGCGCAGGGACTGGAAGGCCGCGGGCACCCTGGTTGTCTCGGCGATCGGCGCGGTCGGGCTCGCATTCCTGCTGTTCCCAAGCGATTCCGTGGACTACTGGTTCCACACGCTCTCCGACACCGGCCGCATCGGCCCGCCGTACTTCGCCGGTAACCAATCGCTCAAGGGCATGGCCTTCCGGCTCGGCGTCTCCGATTCCGCGGCCACCCTGATCTGGATCACGCTCTCGCTGGTGGCGGTCGCGCTGGCCGCGATCTGGATGCACCGGCTCATCGCCGCGGGCAACACCGTGGCCGCGCTGCTGGTCAACGCCGCCGCCGTGCTGCTCGTCTCGCCGGTCTCCTGGTCGCACCACTGGGTCTGGGTCGCGCCCGCCCTCGTCGTCGCCGCCGACGCCATCGTGCGGGTCCGCGAGGGCCGAGCACGAACCCCGCGCGGACGCTGGTTCACCACAACCGTCGCCGCCCTGACCGTCCTGTTCCTCATCGGCCCCCACTGGCTCCTGCCCCACTCCAAAGACCGCGAACTCGACTGGGCTTGGTGGCAACAACTCCTCGGCAGCAGCTACGTCCTCGTGACCTTCGCCATCTTCGTCTTCGCCGTCACCACCTACCGCCCCACTGTGACCCGCCCCACCGAAACCGCCCCGGCGATCGCCTGATTCGACCTCGCCGTCATATCGCGTAGAGACTGTTCGAGTCCACCAGAACCACATCCTCCGCGGCGGCGGCTTCGATCAGCGCGGGCACGAATCCCCCCGCGCTGTAACAAGCCAATCGTGTCCGGCTGGTGTCGAACTTGGCCGACAGGAGGTCCCGAATGCGGCGCAACCGGTCGAGATGGCCCAAGCCCATCGTGTCGTTCCATTTGGCTTCGCCGATGGACAACAGCGCTTCGCGCCCATCGGGAAGCTCCCCGAACACCGCGATGTCGACCTCGTGGGTCGTCTTCTGCGCGGGGTCGTTGACCATCCCGCTGGCCACCCTGGTGACGTGACCACCGAAGAAGTCCTCAGGTGCGTAGTCGGCGACCCAGGCGCGGCAGACCTCCTCGAAATGCGGGCCCAGCACGTTGCTTTCGTAGCGATGGCGCCGAAGTTGCCATAACCGCGCCGTTCGGCGTCCGCGTTCCCATTCGGTCCAGTCGGGACGCTGCACGGCTTGATAGAACGCGACAAGCGGCTCATTGATGCGGTAGATCATGCGGTTGCCACGAAAGGCATCGCGCTCGCGGCGCAACAGGCCACAGTCTTCGAGCACTGTGAGCGGATGCGTGATGTCGCTGGCCTTCCGCCCTACATACGAGGCGATCCCACCGCTGGTCGCGTTCCCCTGGGCCACGGCCGCCAAGACCGAGTGGTAGAGGCCAGGGTCGCGCAATCCCGGTTCCTCGCTGAGGAGATATCGCGCCTCGCGGAACAACGGACTCGACGGGTTGAGCACCGTTCGTAGCACCCAGTCGTCGAAATCCGCCAGGCTCGCGGGCACGTCTCCTTCGACGAATTCCCTTCGATAAGCGGGCGTTCCGCCCACGATCGAGTGCACCTGGATCGCCAATCTCGGATCGTCGATCCCCCAGAAATCCGCAGCGAGACGATAGTCCAGCGTCGGAACGATCAGCTCCAGTCCCGCTCGGCCGCGCAGCGGCGCGCCGCCGGACAGCAGCGAACCCATGAACGACATCGCCGACCCGCACAGCAACAACCTGGCCCGGGACCGCAGCCGCTGGGGCCTGCGTGGCGCCAACGCCGACTGAATGATCGACGGCAGTCCCGGACTCGCCTTCACCAGGTAGGGGAACTCGTCGATGACAACAGGGACCTCGCGGTTCTCGGTCACCGTCAAGAGCGCGTCGACAGCCTGGTGCCAATCCTCGAATCGAACGGGAAGCCCCGACCCGCTGAACTCCGCGACCGCCGCGGCGAAGTACCGCAGCGACTCGGCCTCGGTGGCCTGATCCGCCGCGAAATAGAATCCCCCGGTCGCCTCGCAGACCGCCTCCAGCAGGAACGTCTTACCCTGCCTGCGCCGACCAGACACCACCCCCAGCGTGGCGTGCGGCTGCCCACTGGTGACAAACCCCGCCAGTGCGCGCCACTCCCGCTCACGATCGAACATGTCGACGGGCTTCTCGAGCACACAGCCTCCGAATTTGAGGAAGTATATTTCCACTAACTATACTTCCTCAATCCGAGACCCGAAATACTCGCCTGACGCTCGATCCAGGAGGTGGCGGAGTGGCCGAGGAGAGCAGTGAGCATGGCGAACCCGCACCGGATTTCGGGCGTTGACGAGGCGTGTACATCGACAGCGGGTCGACCGCGAGGGACCTCGGGGACATGAAGTATCGCAGCGCGTTGCGATCGGGCACTGTCACGCCGGAGCGACTGGCTGCTGAACCCGAGCGCGACCAGCCAGTTCCGAGGCGTCCCCTACTCCACCGGCGTGAGGAACGCCGCGAGCGCCGCCGCGTAGGCGGGAACATCGTTGGCGCCCATCAACTCTCGGGCCGAGTGCATCGCGAGCTGGGGGGCGCCGACGTCGACGGTGGGCATGCCGGTGCGGGCAGCGGTCATCGGGCCGATGGTGGAACCGCAGGGCAGGTCGGCGCGGTGCACGTAGCGCTGCAACGGGACCGCCGCCTGGTCGCAGGCGAGGGCGAAGGCGCCCGCGCCGGTGGCGTCGGTGGCGTAGCGCAGGTTCTGGTTGACCTTGAGCACCGGTCCGCCGTTGATCTCGATGCGGTGCGCGGGTTCGTGCCGCTCGGGGTAGTTCGGGTGGGTGGCGTGCGCCATGTCGCCGGACGCGCAGATCGAACCGGCCAGCGCCGCAAGGTATTCGGCGCGACCACCGCCGCGGGCGAGCACGATCCGCTCCAGCACGGCGGGCAGCAGATCGGACTGGGCGCCGCGATCGGACTGGCTGCCGACCTCCTCGTGATCGAACATGGCGAGCACCGGCAGCGCCGCGCCCGGATCCTCCACCGCGGCGAGGAACGCCTGCAGTCCGGCGTAGCAGGTGCCCTGGTTGTCCAGCCGGGGCGCGCTGACCAGATCGCAGTCCCGTCCGACCAGCCTGCTCGGCTCGAGATCGTGCGTCATCAGCTCCCAGCCGAGCACCGCGGCCGGATCCACCTCCGCGCTCTCGGCGACGAAGGCCAGGAACGAGCGCGGCAGGTCGCCGACACCCCACACCGCGTTCACGTGCCGCTGCGGGTCGAGCGTGACGCCGCGTCGATCCTCGGAGAGGTGAATGGCCAGCTGCGGCACGCGCAGGATCGGGTCGTCGATGCGAATCAGCTGCTCGCGCACCTTGTTTCCGGCGCGCACCGTCAGCCTGCCCGAGATGCCGAGCTCGCGGTCCAGCCACGAGTTCAGCCACGCGCCGCCGTAGGGCTCGAGCCCGACCAGCTGCCAGCCCGCGGAGGCCAGATCCGGGTGCTGCTTCACCCGCAGGTTCGGGCTGTCGGTGTGCGCGCCGACGACGCGGAACGGCGCGTTCGGGCCCGTCCCCGACCAGGCGACCAGGGATCCACCGCGTACCACGTAGCGGCGTCCGGTCGCCTCCGCCGGCCAGACCGACGCCTCCTCGAGCTGGGTGAAGCCGTGCGTGTCCAGCTCCCGCGCGACCGTGCGGACCACGTGGAACGGCGAGGGAGAGTCATCGATGAACGCGCACAGACCATCGGCCGTGGCGGCGGTGGCGGAAACGGGCATGGGCCGATCCTAGGGCCCGACCGGCCTCCGCCGCCGACGCGGATACGCGGCAACTTCCGCCGACGCCGCTAAACTGACCCCCAGGCTGCGAACGAGAACATCCAGCAATCTCGCGTGAAGGGCAGGGGTTCGCATGACACTGCCGGGCGGGCGGCAGCACGACGCCGTCGAGATCGTCAACATCGCACCCCTGCGCGGCGCGGGCGCCATCATCGGGCCGTCCTGCGTGGCGGCCGCGAACCTGGCCATGGCCGAGATCAACAGCGGCACCGGCATTCTCGGCCGCGAGGTGTGCGTGACCACGATCGACGGCGGCGGTCCGCCGCAGCGCGTCTACGACGAGGTCTCGGCCCTGCTGGCGACCGGCATGGTGCACGCCGTCACCGGCATCCCGATGCCCGAGAATCGCGGCGCGATCATGCGCGCGGCGGCCGGTCGCGCACCGTGCCTGTTCGGTGTCGGCCACGACGGGCTCGCGGGTGCAGAGCCGGGCGTCTTCATGATCGGCGAGCATCCCGGCAGCCAGACGCTGGTAGCGGTGGACTGGCTCTACCGGGAGTTCGGCGCCAGGCGCTGGGTCGTGGTGGCCAGCGACTACCTCTGGTCGCGCCGGATGGCGCCCGTGCTCCGTGAGGTCCTCGCACCGCGGCACTCGGTGGTCGCCGAACACTATGTGCCGATCGGCGCCGAGAACTTCGACGCCGTGCTCGACGATCCCCGCCTGGACACGGCCGACGGCGTGATCCTGCTGCTGATCGGCGCCGACGCGGCCCGCTTCAACCGGGCGTTCACCGCGGCGGGACGCGCCGACCGCCAGTTCCGCACCGGCCCGACGATCGACGAAAACGTCCTGCTGGCAAGCGGACTCGACGCCAACCGCAATATCTACGTGCCCTCCAGCGTGATTCCCGATCGGCGCAGCGCGGGCCACCGCGATCTGCTCGACCGCTACCTGCGGCTGCACCACGGATTCGCCCCCGCCTTCAGCCGATTCGCCAACGGCGCCTACCGCTCGCTGCACGCGCTGCGCACGGCGGTCGACACCGCGGGCTCGTTCGAGACGGCGCGCATCCACGGCGCGCTGGCCGACCGCGCGGTCCTCGAAGGCCCGTCCGGCGAGTTCACCTTCCGCGGCGATCAGGTCGTGCAACCCACCTATGTCGCGCGCGCGACGGGCGTCGACTTCGAAACGCTCACCCTCGTGTGAGCGATCCCCCTTGACGTTTCTCCGCCGCCGCGACGGCCCTGCCCGGGCGGACGACGGCGCGGACTACGCCTCGGCGACCAGCTCCAGCAGCTTCTTCAGCTCGGCATAGCGCCGCGCGCCGATCTTGTTCTGCAACTGACGCTCCGCGAGCTCCTCCTCGGCGCGCACCGACGCGACCAGCTCGGCCCCCAGCCTGCTCAGCCCGATCAGAATGCGCCGCCGATCCTCCTCCGCGGCCACCCGGAAGATCAGTCCGCGCTCGGCGAGGAAGTCGGCGTGCCTGGTCGCCGAGGACGGCGCCAATTGCGAGCGGTTGGCCAACTCGCTCATCGTGATGCCGTTTTCGCTGGACAGATTGCACAGCATCGACCACTGATCCGGCGAAAGCTGCCTCGCACACAAAGCGGCATCGAGGTTACGTAGCCAACGTCGTTCCGCGGCACGCAGCGCCCCATGCAGCGTGGCATATCCGCTTAGAATGGTCGTCATTGATTTTCCCCGCCTGCTTTTTGAATTCGTTCGAACCAGAAGAAGAGTACCGAATGTCAGCGGTCGGCGAGAGCCCAGACGGCACGATAGAGATCCTGAACATAGTCCCCATGCAGGGACCTGGCGGGATCTTCGCGCCTTCCTGCGACGCCGCCATTTCGCTCGCGGCGTCCGAAATCAACCGGGGCGCAGGAATTCTGGGACGCGAAATTCGTACCACGAATATCGATGGCGGCAGGCCGCCCGCGCAGGTCGCGACCGAAGTGGCCGCGCTGCTGGCCACCGGCATGGTGCACGCGATCACCGGCTGGCACACCTCCGCGGTGCGGCGAGCGGTGGCCAAGGCGAACGACGGTCGTGTGCCGTATCTGTTCGCGGTCAGTCACGAGGGCCTGCCCGATGAATTGCCCGGCGTGCTGCTGGTCGGCGAGCACCCGGCGGGTCACACCGTCGCCGCGGTGCGCTGGCTCGGCAGCGAGCTCGGCGTGCGCCGCTGGGCCATCATCGGCAACGACTACATCTGGCCACGCGAGACGGCGAAAGCGGTGCGGCGCAGTCTGATCGACCCGGACGCCATCGTGCTGGAACGGTTCGTCCCGCTCGGCACGCCCAGCTTCGGCGAGTTCCTGCTGCACCCCGATCTCGACCGGGCCGACGGCGTCATCATCCTGATGGTCGGCGCGGACGTCGCGCGCTTCAACCGCCAGTTCTGCGCCATGGGCCGGGCCGCCGACCAGGTGCGGGTCAGCCCGGCCGCCGACGAGAACGTGCTGCTCGCGGGCGGCGCCGGCGCCAACCACAACCTCTACGTGCCGTCCAGCTTCTTCCTGAACGAGAAACTCACCGACGGCCGGGACCGCAAGGCCCGCTATCGCAGGATGCACGGCAGCTTCGCGCCCGCGCTCACCACCTTCAGCAACGCCACCTACGAGGCCATCCACGCGCTGCGCGGGTTGGCCGAGACCGTCGGCTCGCTGGACGTGCCTAGCCTGCAAGGCGCGCTCGCCGACGGTGTGCACTTCCAAACCCCCGGTGGGCCACGGGGATTCGTCGGCAACCAAGCGATCCAGCCCGGCTATCTGGCGCGGGCCGACGGCGTCGAATTCGACATCATCGACCGCATCTGGTGAGCCGCGCCGGAAACGCGAAACGGCCCGGATCGACCGGCTCCCGAGGCGGGAGCGCGGTACGACCCGGGCCGCGGTTTCGTGTCAGGCCGAGACGAGGGTGTCCAGCACCGAGAGGAACAGTCCGAGACCGTCGTCGCTCGGGCCGGTCAGCGGCTCGGTGGCGTGCTCGGGGTGCGGCATGAGACCGACCACCCGGCCGTTGGCCGAGGCGATGCCCGCGATGCCGCGCTGCGAGCCGTTCGGGTTGTCGCCCGAGTAGCGGAAGACCACCCGGCCCTCGCCTTCGAGCTCGTCGAGCACGGCGGCCGAGGCCTGGTAGCGGCCCTCACCGGACTTCAGCGGGACCAGGATCTGCGCGCCCGGCTCGTAGCGTGACGTCCACGCGGTGGAGACCGACTCGACGGTCAGCCACTCGTCGCGGCAGATGAAGTGCAGGCCCTCGTTGCGGGTGAGCGCGCCGGGCAGCAGACCGGCCTCGCACAGCACCTGGAAGCCGTTGCAGATGCCGAGCACCGGCATGCCCTGGCCCGCGGCCTGCACGACCTTGCCCATCACCGGCGCGAACCGGGCGATGGCGCCCGCGCGCAGGTAGTCGCCGTAGGAGAAGCCGCCGGGCACGACGACCGCGTCGACCTGCTTCAGATCGGCGTCGGCGTGCCACAGGTTGACCGCCTCGGCGCCCGCGAGACGCACCGCGCGCACGGCGTCGACGTCGTCGAGCGTGCCGGGAAAGGTGATGACCCCGATGCGCGCCGTCATGGGAGGCGAACCACCTTCCACTCCTCGATCACGGTGTTGGCGAGCAGGCCTTCGGCGATCTGCTCGAGCTCGGCGTCGCTGACGCTCTCGTCCACCTCGAGCTCGAATCGCTTGCCCTGCCGCACATCACCGATCCCGGCGAATCCCAGGCGCGGGAGCGCGCCGACAATGGCCTGCCCCTGCGGATCCAGGATTTCGGCCTTCGGCATCACCTCGACCACGACTCGTGCCACGCGTTGCTCCTCAGGTGGTGTGGGGGTTACCTGAGCAGCCTAGTTGTTCCGGTCGGGCGAGCTACCTGCGGGGTCGGGTGAAAATCGACACGCTGCCAATAGCATGGCGGAATGCGTATAGCCCATTTCGGCCACTCCTGCATCCTCGTCGAGCTGCACGGCACGAAGGTGCTCTTCGATCCGGGCACGTTCTCGCACGGCTTCGAGGGCATCACCGGCCTGGACGCCATCGCCGTCACCCACCAGCACCCCGACCACATCGACCCGAACCGCATCGACGCGCTGCTCGAGGCCAACCCGCAGGCCCGCGTGCTGTCCGATCCGCAGACCGCGGCCCAGCGCGGCGGGCGGTGGGAGGCCGTGCACGCGGGCAACGTGCTGCGGCTGGGCGACCTGCAGATCACCGGCGGTGGCGGCAGGCACGCGGTGATCCATCCGGACATCCCGGTGATCGACAACACCGTCTTCCAACTCGGCACCGCCGACGACCCCGCCCAGCTCGTGCACCCCGGCGACTCGCTCTGGGTTCCGCCGGTCCAGGTCGGTGTGCTCGCCATCCCCGCCGCCGCGCCGTGGATGCGGATCAGCGAGGCGGTCGACTACCTGCGCGCCGTCGCCCCGCGCACCGCGCTGCCCATCCACTTCGGCATCATCCAGGAGGAGGCCCGCGGCATCTACTTCGGCAGGCTCGCCGAAATGGGGCCGGAGGGAACCGAATTCACCGTGCTCGAACCGGAGAACCAGCGCGAATTCTGACCCTGCCGACCCAAGGTCACCTCGAGCCCGTCACGCACGGTGAAGGTGACCTTCAGTCGCGTCCGTAGGTGGTGAGGAAGATGGCCTCCGCCAGGGCCATGTGCTGGATTTCGGCGGGATCGACACTTTCGTTGGGGGCGTGGATGAGGCACTTCGGCTCCTCGACGCCGATCAGCATGATCTCGGCGTCGGGGTAGGTGTCGGCGAAGACGTTGCACAGCGGGATGGAACCGCCCTGACCCTGGGTGGTGGTCGGCCGGCCGTAGGAGGCGGCCAGCGCGGCGTCCATGGCGGCGCGCGCCGGGCCGCCGCTGGCGGAGCGGAACGGCGCTCCCTCGCCTTCCAGCTCGATGGTGAGCTTCGCGTGCAGCGGGGTCTTCGCCTCCAGGTGGGCGACGAGGGCGCGGTGCGCGTGCTCCGGCGTGATGCCCGGCGGAATGCGCAGGTTCAGGCGGGCGCGAGCGGCGGGCTGGATCGCCGCCGTCGAGCCGACCACCCGCGGCGCGTCGATGCCGAGCACGGTGAGAGCCGGTCGGGCCCAGAGCATTTCGGCGACCGTGCCGTCGCCGGAGAGCTCGACGCCGCCGAGCACGCCCGCGTCGTTGCGGAAGCGGTCGGGATCGTATTGCACGCCGTCCCAGTTCTGCCGGTTGTCCAGCCCGGCGACGGTGGTGTTGCCGTCGGCGTCGCGCAGCGTGGCGAGCACCTGGATCAGCGTGGCGAGCGCGTCCGGCGCCGCGCCGCCGAACATGCCCGAATGCAACGGCCCCGCAAGGGTTTCCACGGTGACGAGCACGTTCACGTTGCCGCGCAGGGTCTCCGTGAAGGTCGGCACGCCCGCCGCGAAGTTGCCGCAGTCGCCGATCACGATGGCGTCGGCGCGCAACAGGTCCGGGTTGGCGACGACGAACTTCTCCAGACCGCCGGTCCCCTGCTCCTCCGAGCCCTCGGCGACCAGCGTGACGCCAACGGGTAGCTCGGATCCGATGGCGCGCAGCGCCGTCAGATGCATGACGATGTTGCCCTTGCAGTCCGCCGCGCCGCGCCCGTACCAGCGACCGTCCTTCTCGGTGAGCTCCCAGGCAGGCGTGCGCCACGCGGCCTCGTCCAGCGGCGGCTGCACGTCGTAATGGCAGTAGAGCAGCACAGTCGGCGCTCCCGGCGGCGCCGGACGCGAGGCTATGACGGCCTTGCTGCCGTCCGGCGTCTCGTGCAACCCGACCTTGGTCAGTCCCACCGCGGCGAACGCGTCGGCCACCCACTGCGCGGCGCGCTCGCACTCCTCGGCCGGGAACTGCCGCGGGTCGGCCACGGACTTGAACGAAACCAGTTGCGCCAGATCGCGTTCGGCTTGCGGCATCAGCGCGGCGACGCGCGAGCGCAGATCGGCGGTATGCGGATCGTCGGAAGTCATTGGCAGCGACCTCACTTCATCGTGTCGTGTCGATTCGCACCTCGTCGAGGTGGCTGCCGAATCGGTCCGCACGGCGCAGGCCGATTCGACGGCGATCACCGTATCGCGATCGCCGTTCACCGGGCAGTTGCCGGGGGTGGGCGCGCCGAGTGCGACGATGCCGGTTGACGGTGCCGGTAGCCGCTCGGCATCCGCCTTCTGGGCGCGAATTGGCCGCCTATACCAGCGACGCATTGCAGAATGAGGTCCGCACCCGATCCGTGGCAATCGATGAGCAGCCTTGCTGGAGGCCCTGATGCCCGCTGAACCGGAATTCGACGATCTGTTCGCACGGCCCGCACTCGACCGCCCCGCGCCCAAGGAGCGCTTCCCGGACAAGGAGCTGCTCCCGCAGGTCGCCTACCAGATCGTGCACGACGAGCTGCTGCTCGACGGCGTCTCGCGGATGAACCTCGCCACCTTCTGCACCACCTGGGTCGACGACCAGGCGCGCAGGCTGATGAACGAGTCGCTGGACAAGAACATCGTCGACAAGGACGAATACCCGCAGACCGCGGAGCTGGAGCGCCGCTGCGCGCGGATGCTCGCCGACCTCTGGCACGCCCCGGATCCCGCGACCACGCATGGCACCTCGACCACCGGGTCCAGCGAGGCCGCGATGCTCGGCGGACTCGCCGCCAAGTTCCGCTGGCGCAAGCGCGGCGGTTCGGGCGCGCCGAACTTCGTCTGCGGGCCCGTGCAGGTCTGCTGGGAGAAGTTCGCCCGCTATTTCGACGTCGAGATTCGCCAGGTGCCGTTGCGCGGCGACCGGCTCACCATGCACCCCGACGACGTCGCCGCGCACTGCGACGAGAACACCATCATGGTGGTCGCCAATTTCGGCCAGACCTACACGGGACTGTTCGAGGACGTCGCGGGCATCGCGGGTGCGCTCGACGATCTCCAGTCCTCGAAGGGCCTGGACATCCCGCTGCACGTGGACGCGGCGAGCGGCGGTTTCCTCGCCCCGTTCACCGCCCCCGACGT from Nocardia bhagyanarayanae includes these protein-coding regions:
- a CDS encoding glycosyltransferase 87 family protein — translated: MSERSGVANSAEVATEDAHPDVAESAADSSPRSPMSSRQLRWLGAALALFLVSAVVSLLVHWWGGYIDLRVYRNGARVWLDGGELYGPMPPVFGIGLPFTYPPLAALFFAPLALMPLPLAEVLVLATSLGSLGITLWLVLARIRPELDRTAMLPLVIAAVAAAGFLEPVRQTYGFGQINLVLMAAVALDCLVRKPFWPRGMLIGIAVSIKLIPAGYLLYFLLRRDWKAAGTLVVSAIGAVGLAFLLFPSDSVDYWFHTLSDTGRIGPPYFAGNQSLKGMAFRLGVSDSAATLIWITLSLVAVALAAIWMHRLIAAGNTVAALLVNAAAVLLVSPVSWSHHWVWVAPALVVAADAIVRVREGRARTPRGRWFTTTVAALTVLFLIGPHWLLPHSKDRELDWAWWQQLLGSSYVLVTFAIFVFAVTTYRPTVTRPTETAPAIA
- the purQ gene encoding phosphoribosylformylglycinamidine synthase subunit PurQ; this translates as MTARIGVITFPGTLDDVDAVRAVRLAGAEAVNLWHADADLKQVDAVVVPGGFSYGDYLRAGAIARFAPVMGKVVQAAGQGMPVLGICNGFQVLCEAGLLPGALTRNEGLHFICRDEWLTVESVSTAWTSRYEPGAQILVPLKSGEGRYQASAAVLDELEGEGRVVFRYSGDNPNGSQRGIAGIASANGRVVGLMPHPEHATEPLTGPSDDGLGLFLSVLDTLVSA
- a CDS encoding MarR family winged helix-turn-helix transcriptional regulator, whose amino-acid sequence is MTTILSGYATLHGALRAAERRWLRNLDAALCARQLSPDQWSMLCNLSSENGITMSELANRSQLAPSSATRHADFLAERGLIFRVAAEEDRRRILIGLSRLGAELVASVRAEEELAERQLQNKIGARRYAELKKLLELVAEA
- a CDS encoding substrate-binding domain-containing protein, with product MSAVGESPDGTIEILNIVPMQGPGGIFAPSCDAAISLAASEINRGAGILGREIRTTNIDGGRPPAQVATEVAALLATGMVHAITGWHTSAVRRAVAKANDGRVPYLFAVSHEGLPDELPGVLLVGEHPAGHTVAAVRWLGSELGVRRWAIIGNDYIWPRETAKAVRRSLIDPDAIVLERFVPLGTPSFGEFLLHPDLDRADGVIILMVGADVARFNRQFCAMGRAADQVRVSPAADENVLLAGGAGANHNLYVPSSFFLNEKLTDGRDRKARYRRMHGSFAPALTTFSNATYEAIHALRGLAETVGSLDVPSLQGALADGVHFQTPGGPRGFVGNQAIQPGYLARADGVEFDIIDRIW
- a CDS encoding MBL fold metallo-hydrolase; this translates as MRIAHFGHSCILVELHGTKVLFDPGTFSHGFEGITGLDAIAVTHQHPDHIDPNRIDALLEANPQARVLSDPQTAAQRGGRWEAVHAGNVLRLGDLQITGGGGRHAVIHPDIPVIDNTVFQLGTADDPAQLVHPGDSLWVPPVQVGVLAIPAAAPWMRISEAVDYLRAVAPRTALPIHFGIIQEEARGIYFGRLAEMGPEGTEFTVLEPENQREF
- a CDS encoding M18 family aminopeptidase, producing MPVSATAATADGLCAFIDDSPSPFHVVRTVARELDTHGFTQLEEASVWPAEATGRRYVVRGGSLVAWSGTGPNAPFRVVGAHTDSPNLRVKQHPDLASAGWQLVGLEPYGGAWLNSWLDRELGISGRLTVRAGNKVREQLIRIDDPILRVPQLAIHLSEDRRGVTLDPQRHVNAVWGVGDLPRSFLAFVAESAEVDPAAVLGWELMTHDLEPSRLVGRDCDLVSAPRLDNQGTCYAGLQAFLAAVEDPGAALPVLAMFDHEEVGSQSDRGAQSDLLPAVLERIVLARGGGRAEYLAALAGSICASGDMAHATHPNYPERHEPAHRIEINGGPVLKVNQNLRYATDATGAGAFALACDQAAVPLQRYVHRADLPCGSTIGPMTAARTGMPTVDVGAPQLAMHSARELMGANDVPAYAAALAAFLTPVE
- a CDS encoding AAA family ATPase is translated as MLEKPVDMFDREREWRALAGFVTSGQPHATLGVVSGRRRQGKTFLLEAVCEATGGFYFAADQATEAESLRYFAAAVAEFSGSGLPVRFEDWHQAVDALLTVTENREVPVVIDEFPYLVKASPGLPSIIQSALAPRRPQRLRSRARLLLCGSAMSFMGSLLSGGAPLRGRAGLELIVPTLDYRLAADFWGIDDPRLAIQVHSIVGGTPAYRREFVEGDVPASLADFDDWVLRTVLNPSSPLFREARYLLSEEPGLRDPGLYHSVLAAVAQGNATSGGIASYVGRKASDITHPLTVLEDCGLLRRERDAFRGNRMIYRINEPLVAFYQAVQRPDWTEWERGRRTARLWQLRRHRYESNVLGPHFEEVCRAWVADYAPEDFFGGHVTRVASGMVNDPAQKTTHEVDIAVFGELPDGREALLSIGEAKWNDTMGLGHLDRLRRIRDLLSAKFDTSRTRLACYSAGGFVPALIEAAAAEDVVLVDSNSLYAI
- a CDS encoding ABC transporter substrate-binding protein yields the protein MTLPGGRQHDAVEIVNIAPLRGAGAIIGPSCVAAANLAMAEINSGTGILGREVCVTTIDGGGPPQRVYDEVSALLATGMVHAVTGIPMPENRGAIMRAAAGRAPCLFGVGHDGLAGAEPGVFMIGEHPGSQTLVAVDWLYREFGARRWVVVASDYLWSRRMAPVLREVLAPRHSVVAEHYVPIGAENFDAVLDDPRLDTADGVILLLIGADAARFNRAFTAAGRADRQFRTGPTIDENVLLASGLDANRNIYVPSSVIPDRRSAGHRDLLDRYLRLHHGFAPAFSRFANGAYRSLHALRTAVDTAGSFETARIHGALADRAVLEGPSGEFTFRGDQVVQPTYVARATGVDFETLTLV
- the purS gene encoding phosphoribosylformylglycinamidine synthase subunit PurS codes for the protein MARVVVEVMPKAEILDPQGQAIVGALPRLGFAGIGDVRQGKRFELEVDESVSDAELEQIAEGLLANTVIEEWKVVRLP